In the Aneurinibacillus soli genome, one interval contains:
- a CDS encoding DUF3139 domain-containing protein has translation MLVIIRLSIYKFTAGESIERDEIIAATTWKLQQEGYKKEDISSIKSRYDFMTGVLPYKYDSEVIFKDESEARYYYGWNDKNKNFVNQSGYSGDAKKHKK, from the coding sequence TTGCTTGTTATCATTCGATTAAGTATATACAAGTTCACTGCCGGAGAGAGTATCGAGCGAGATGAAATTATCGCTGCTACAACTTGGAAACTACAGCAAGAAGGTTATAAAAAAGAGGACATTTCATCTATTAAATCTAGGTATGACTTTATGACAGGGGTTTTGCCATATAAGTATGATTCTGAGGTAATTTTTAAAGACGAGTCAGAAGCCCGCTATTATTATGGCTGGAATGATAAAAATAAAAACTTTGTAAACCAAAGTGGATATAGTGGCGATGCTAAAAAACACAAAAAATAA
- the bcp gene encoding thioredoxin-dependent thiol peroxidase: MAEFVVGQAAPDFTLSASNGERVSLHDFAGKNVVLYFYPKDNTPGCTRESCDFRDKIEEFTAKNTVILGISTDSLASHEKFINKYSLPFLLLSDTEADVCKQYGVYKLKKNFGKEYMGIERSTFVIDKDGRLAKEYRKVKVDGHVEAALAFIAENLS, translated from the coding sequence ATGGCTGAGTTTGTAGTTGGACAGGCAGCACCAGATTTTACGCTGTCAGCAAGTAATGGGGAACGTGTATCGCTGCATGATTTTGCAGGTAAGAATGTTGTGCTGTATTTCTACCCGAAGGATAACACACCGGGATGTACGCGTGAATCATGCGACTTCCGGGATAAAATAGAAGAATTTACGGCAAAAAACACGGTGATTTTAGGGATTAGTACGGACAGTCTTGCCTCTCATGAGAAATTTATTAATAAGTACAGTCTGCCTTTTCTGCTGTTGAGTGATACGGAAGCGGATGTGTGCAAGCAGTATGGTGTATATAAATTAAAGAAGAATTTTGGCAAAGAATACATGGGTATTGAGCGTTCGACCTTTGTCATTGACAAAGACGGAAGGCTCGCTAAAGAATATCGAAAAGTTAAAGTCGATGGTCATGTAGAGGCAGCACTGGCATTTATTGCGGAAAATCTGTCCTAA
- a CDS encoding ABC transporter ATP-binding protein yields the protein MLRIESKGLTKEFKSYTSRPGLSGAFRDLFNRQYKTMRAVDGIDLQIEPGEIVGYIGENGAGKSTTIKMLTGILMPTSGYLRVNGMDPHREREKFVQTIGVVFGQRSQLWWDIAVQESFSLLKKVYRIPDEQYKKHMGHVIDVLNIDELLTKPVRKLSLGQRMRCELAAALIHNPPLLFLDEPTIGLDVLVKLNIRDFLKEMNETYGTTILLTTHDLSDIEALSSRVVMLDSGKIIYDGGLNELRTTWGDQKRIVMEFVHPADVVRLQQLTGPLPVVWEKENDVRFHALISEGDLAVSDLLARIIPHYEVKDISIEAVSTEEIVRNIYQEGINHV from the coding sequence ATGTTACGAATTGAAAGCAAAGGACTGACAAAAGAGTTTAAATCATATACAAGCCGTCCGGGTCTCTCCGGGGCGTTCCGTGATTTGTTTAACCGTCAATATAAAACGATGCGGGCGGTGGACGGCATTGATCTACAGATTGAACCCGGTGAGATTGTCGGCTACATCGGGGAGAATGGAGCTGGAAAATCGACTACGATCAAAATGCTCACCGGGATTCTCATGCCGACATCTGGGTACTTGCGTGTAAATGGCATGGACCCTCACCGGGAACGGGAGAAATTCGTGCAGACGATTGGGGTCGTGTTTGGCCAGCGTAGCCAGCTCTGGTGGGATATTGCTGTACAAGAATCATTCAGCCTACTCAAAAAGGTATATCGCATCCCAGATGAGCAGTACAAAAAACATATGGGGCATGTCATTGATGTACTGAATATTGATGAATTGCTGACGAAGCCGGTACGTAAGCTCAGTCTTGGCCAGCGGATGCGCTGTGAATTAGCGGCAGCCTTGATTCATAATCCGCCGCTCTTGTTTCTTGATGAGCCGACGATCGGGCTTGATGTACTCGTAAAACTGAACATCCGTGATTTCCTGAAAGAAATGAACGAAACGTACGGAACAACGATTCTGCTCACCACCCATGATCTGTCTGACATTGAAGCGTTGTCTTCCCGCGTTGTGATGCTTGATAGTGGCAAGATTATTTATGATGGCGGGCTGAATGAGCTTCGGACAACATGGGGAGATCAAAAGCGGATTGTGATGGAATTCGTTCACCCGGCGGATGTTGTGCGATTGCAGCAGTTAACCGGACCGCTGCCCGTTGTGTGGGAAAAAGAAAATGATGTGCGATTCCACGCTCTGATTAGCGAAGGGGATCTGGCCGTATCGGATCTGCTGGCTCGGATTATTCCGCACTATGAAGTAAAAGATATCTCCATTGAAGCTGTCAGTACGGAGGAAATTGTGCGCAATATTTATCAGGAAGGGATCAATCATGTTTAG
- a CDS encoding DUF5316 domain-containing protein: MKSLISIGIGFIILLFIFAVTQDYALAMKYAGYTGGAFLALAAVVSGADGSGDRIRANYSDKEDWKMRMNWGWHLLLIGAINLAACIIIYAYVVKPTL, from the coding sequence ATGAAATCTCTAATTTCGATAGGTATAGGCTTTATTATCCTACTATTCATTTTCGCTGTTACTCAAGATTATGCATTGGCTATGAAGTATGCAGGCTATACAGGCGGTGCTTTCTTAGCCTTAGCTGCTGTGGTTTCAGGAGCAGATGGGAGTGGCGATCGAATCCGGGCAAATTATTCGGATAAAGAAGATTGGAAAATGCGAATGAATTGGGGATGGCATCTTTTACTTATTGGTGCTATAAACCTTGCTGCATGCATTATTATTTATGCCTACGTAGTTAAACCAACGTTGTAA
- a CDS encoding S-layer homology domain-containing protein produces the protein MDIQRTVKKWGIAMTAGAVLGTGVITPVSAAPQHETKELQVLDSYLPEDIAKHWARNKVYDMVHAGYVNGYTDASGTVTVRPDRKITRAEFVELLVKTLGLKKSPDREPKSFSDVDSSEWYYNSVTIASSLGIVSGTTESSFGPERYITRGEIAALLVRAFAYTIAFDEGTTRHFKDVGNTYWASREIDKASRAGVISGYKGNVFKPFEYATRAEAMTMLYNALYLEENAVPTDKALLDLVKTIEEERSRALLAVDPNRLKEIVDARYAGYYKALQNVEVLLLRKAKEQGYEVSISRTGELTEKVLGKWNRIALVEVDGAEYTLTAKKDGEEWKAVEKFKGVVMLKKDPTTNEWRIYTSDIQLFATKQLLEKLGIK, from the coding sequence ATGGACATACAACGGACTGTGAAAAAATGGGGAATAGCTATGACTGCAGGTGCAGTACTTGGAACAGGTGTAATAACTCCTGTATCTGCCGCCCCGCAGCATGAAACAAAAGAGTTACAGGTACTGGATAGCTATCTTCCAGAAGATATTGCAAAGCATTGGGCGCGCAACAAAGTCTATGATATGGTACATGCCGGATATGTAAATGGCTACACAGATGCTAGCGGCACGGTAACCGTTCGGCCTGATCGCAAAATCACCCGGGCTGAGTTCGTGGAGTTGCTCGTAAAGACGCTCGGACTGAAAAAGTCCCCGGATCGTGAGCCGAAAAGCTTTTCAGATGTAGATTCGAGTGAATGGTACTACAATTCAGTTACAATTGCGAGCTCGCTTGGGATTGTAAGCGGGACTACGGAATCATCGTTTGGACCGGAGCGGTATATTACGCGTGGCGAGATTGCAGCTTTGCTTGTACGGGCATTTGCGTATACGATTGCATTTGATGAAGGAACGACCAGGCATTTTAAAGATGTAGGAAACACATACTGGGCTAGCCGAGAGATTGATAAGGCGAGTCGAGCAGGAGTCATTAGTGGTTATAAGGGAAATGTATTCAAGCCATTTGAATATGCCACACGCGCCGAAGCGATGACGATGTTATATAATGCTCTATATTTAGAAGAAAATGCGGTACCGACAGATAAGGCACTTCTTGACCTCGTCAAGACGATCGAAGAGGAGCGGAGTCGTGCACTGCTTGCGGTGGACCCAAATCGTCTGAAAGAAATTGTTGACGCACGTTATGCAGGCTACTATAAGGCGCTTCAAAATGTAGAAGTTCTTCTATTACGTAAGGCCAAAGAACAGGGATATGAAGTGAGTATCAGCCGAACAGGGGAATTGACGGAAAAAGTTCTTGGTAAATGGAACCGAATTGCACTTGTAGAAGTGGACGGTGCTGAATATACGCTTACTGCTAAAAAAGATGGAGAGGAATGGAAGGCTGTTGAGAAATTCAAAGGGGTAGTTATGCTGAAAAAAGATCCGACAACAAACGAATGGCGGATTTATACATCGGACATTCAGTTGTTCGCCACGAAACAGCTTCTCGAAAAACTCGGCATCAAATAA
- the ytaF gene encoding sporulation membrane protein YtaF, producing the protein MHWLSVLAIAFASNLDNLAIGLAFGVRSTRIPIMSNFIIALITMVGTYLSMTIGEIMAFYMSEFVANLLGAMLISGIGLWTIIDNWRKGGAETLVSHQETSGDPIRNPYAADVDKNNIISMKESVALGVALAMNNIAIGIGAGATNVSPLLTTMFAGLFSLIFIGFGSKVGYVMARTWFGKYSGIIGGVLLFLIGIYEMIA; encoded by the coding sequence ATGCATTGGCTTTCAGTGTTAGCGATTGCGTTTGCGTCTAACTTGGATAATTTGGCAATCGGGCTTGCTTTTGGAGTACGTTCTACAAGGATACCGATTATGTCGAATTTCATTATTGCTTTGATTACGATGGTAGGCACGTATTTGTCTATGACAATCGGGGAGATTATGGCTTTCTATATGTCGGAGTTTGTGGCTAATCTTCTAGGAGCGATGTTGATTTCCGGTATTGGTCTTTGGACAATTATAGATAATTGGCGGAAAGGCGGAGCAGAGACTCTTGTTTCACACCAGGAGACTTCAGGTGATCCGATTCGAAATCCGTATGCTGCTGATGTTGACAAAAATAATATCATTTCGATGAAGGAATCCGTCGCGTTAGGTGTAGCATTGGCAATGAACAATATAGCAATTGGGATCGGTGCAGGTGCGACTAATGTATCTCCGTTACTTACAACAATGTTTGCTGGTTTGTTTTCCCTCATTTTTATTGGCTTTGGCTCTAAGGTGGGATATGTAATGGCACGTACATGGTTTGGGAAATACTCAGGGATCATAGGTGGTGTTTTATTATTTTTGATTGGCATTTACGAAATGATTGCCTAG
- a CDS encoding zinc ribbon domain-containing protein — protein sequence MSKTFGVGMMAVGIICLVSSMFEFFTLDMWEIPRFSWLPFVGMPLIFFGFVLLGPHIQRYWLKRNGDIIRDSMKLMGQGLQEGLGEEIHCPKCNSTNKRSANFCAHCGTPLQKGEYQ from the coding sequence ATGAGCAAAACATTCGGAGTAGGTATGATGGCAGTCGGCATTATTTGTTTAGTAAGTTCAATGTTTGAATTCTTTACTTTAGACATGTGGGAAATACCGAGATTCTCTTGGCTTCCCTTTGTCGGTATGCCACTTATATTTTTTGGATTCGTTCTACTTGGCCCCCATATCCAGCGCTATTGGTTAAAACGAAATGGTGATATAATCCGCGATTCAATGAAACTAATGGGACAGGGATTACAAGAAGGATTAGGAGAAGAGATTCACTGCCCAAAATGTAATTCTACGAATAAACGGAGCGCCAATTTTTGCGCACATTGTGGTACTCCACTTCAAAAGGGAGAGTATCAATGA
- a CDS encoding glutamate-1-semialdehyde 2,1-aminomutase — protein sequence MDFTRSEQIYDDALDVIVGGVNSPSRAFKAVGGGAPVTMERAQGAYFWDVDGNKYIDYLAAYGPIITGHAHPHVTAAITHAAENGVLYGTPTPWETIFARKIREAIPSMEKIRFNNSGTEAVMTTIRVARAYTGRNKIMKFAGCYHGHSDLVLVAAGSGPSTLGIPDSAGIPQSIASEVITVPFNDVAAFKDAIAKWGEEVAAVLVEPIVGNFGIVAPEEGFLEEVKRITHEAGALVIFDEVITGFRFLYGGAQNLLGIEPDLTALGKIIGGGLPIGAYGGRKEIMETVAPLGPAYQAGTHAGNPISMQAGIACLEVLEQPGVYEEMHRFGKMLGDGLKQAAEETGVAVTINRVVGALAMYFTDQPVKNYEDALAADGEAFARFFRAILEEGICLAPSKYEAWFITTAHTENDIIRTIEAAKKSFIKMQ from the coding sequence ATGGATTTTACACGTTCTGAACAAATATACGACGACGCTCTTGATGTTATTGTCGGCGGCGTGAATAGCCCGTCGCGCGCTTTTAAGGCAGTAGGCGGTGGCGCACCCGTTACGATGGAACGGGCACAAGGTGCTTATTTCTGGGATGTTGACGGCAACAAATATATCGACTACCTTGCCGCATACGGTCCTATCATTACCGGACATGCTCATCCCCATGTAACAGCAGCGATCACACATGCTGCCGAAAACGGGGTCCTGTACGGAACTCCAACTCCATGGGAAACGATATTTGCCCGTAAAATTCGTGAAGCAATCCCTTCTATGGAAAAAATCCGCTTCAACAACTCCGGTACCGAAGCTGTCATGACTACCATTCGCGTAGCCCGCGCTTACACAGGACGCAACAAGATCATGAAGTTTGCCGGATGCTATCACGGTCATTCAGACCTTGTACTCGTCGCAGCAGGCTCCGGTCCATCCACACTCGGCATCCCAGACAGCGCTGGCATCCCGCAATCAATTGCAAGTGAAGTGATCACGGTTCCATTTAATGATGTTGCCGCTTTTAAAGATGCCATTGCGAAATGGGGCGAGGAAGTCGCTGCCGTACTCGTTGAACCTATCGTTGGTAACTTCGGTATTGTAGCACCGGAAGAAGGTTTTCTGGAAGAAGTGAAGCGCATCACACACGAAGCAGGCGCTCTTGTCATTTTTGATGAGGTAATTACCGGCTTCCGCTTCTTATACGGCGGCGCACAAAACCTGCTTGGTATTGAACCTGACCTGACTGCACTTGGCAAAATCATCGGGGGCGGTCTTCCGATCGGTGCATATGGCGGCCGCAAAGAAATCATGGAGACAGTCGCACCGCTTGGCCCAGCCTACCAGGCAGGTACTCATGCTGGTAATCCAATCTCTATGCAAGCCGGTATCGCCTGCCTAGAGGTGCTCGAACAACCAGGAGTCTATGAAGAAATGCATCGTTTCGGCAAAATGCTCGGGGATGGGCTGAAGCAGGCTGCAGAAGAAACAGGCGTTGCTGTAACTATTAATCGTGTTGTCGGAGCTCTCGCTATGTACTTCACCGATCAACCGGTAAAAAATTATGAAGACGCCCTCGCTGCTGATGGAGAAGCGTTTGCTCGTTTCTTCCGCGCTATTCTCGAAGAAGGCATCTGCCTAGCTCCTTCGAAGTATGAGGCATGGTTTATTACAACGGCTCATACAGAAAACGACATTATCCGCACCATTGAAGCAGCAAAAAAATCATTCATAAAGATGCAATAA
- a CDS encoding ABC transporter permease: MFYLSLFWDYLKQYFKMRLAYRMDFVNGIVSDFVFQATNLIFILVVFQHTSVLKGWTRDEIIFIYGFFLVPYAVFTTFFNLWEFQEKYIIRGEMDRVLTRPAHNLFQVMLETMDPQSLVGAVTGIVIMVYAGANMGLDVAWYDPLMFLLLVASGALVYGGVYTGIAAIGFFSDSKTGISPMIWNIQNYGRYPVNIYNKAIRILLTWILPFAFVGVYPAAYFLKREEYYTYVMLTPVMGVVFFVIGVAIWNYGVKQYRGAGS; encoded by the coding sequence ATGTTTTATTTATCGCTGTTCTGGGATTATTTGAAGCAGTATTTCAAGATGCGTCTGGCGTATCGGATGGATTTTGTGAACGGAATCGTATCGGATTTTGTGTTTCAGGCAACGAATTTGATTTTTATTCTTGTTGTGTTCCAACATACGAGTGTGCTCAAAGGTTGGACGCGCGATGAAATTATTTTTATTTATGGTTTCTTCCTGGTTCCGTATGCTGTATTTACGACGTTTTTCAATCTGTGGGAGTTTCAGGAGAAATACATCATTCGCGGGGAGATGGACCGGGTTCTGACGCGACCTGCCCATAATTTGTTTCAAGTTATGCTCGAAACGATGGACCCGCAGTCGCTTGTCGGGGCGGTGACGGGCATTGTCATTATGGTGTATGCAGGGGCCAATATGGGACTTGATGTTGCCTGGTACGATCCGTTGATGTTTCTGTTGCTTGTTGCTTCCGGTGCGCTTGTGTATGGAGGAGTTTATACAGGAATTGCAGCGATCGGCTTTTTCTCGGATTCCAAAACAGGAATATCGCCTATGATCTGGAACATACAGAATTACGGGCGGTATCCGGTTAACATTTACAATAAGGCGATTCGTATTTTGTTGACCTGGATTCTGCCGTTCGCATTTGTTGGTGTGTATCCGGCGGCGTATTTCTTGAAGCGGGAAGAATATTATACGTATGTGATGCTGACTCCGGTAATGGGCGTTGTGTTTTTTGTGATTGGAGTCGCCATCTGGAATTATGGAGTAAAGCAATACCGGGGAGCGGGTTCGTAG
- a CDS encoding D-2-hydroxyacid dehydrogenase gives MKVVSTAKMSARHQERLQAAYTNHQFFFFSSIEEAGDEIKDAELLITYGEDLTPERVASMSSLRWIQVLSAGVDMMPLTELAVRGVKVTNASGIHKIPMAEYTIGVMLQATRKMNELYVKQQASEWDRSLRVEELYGKTLGIIGVGAIGEEIARRAQVFGMQVLGVTRSGKPNEYCDQMHRESELSLVLPQCDYVVVVVPLTEETYHLIGHAELTQMKESAVLINIARGPVIDEAALVEHLKANKLSLAVLDVFSQEPLPTDSSFWKLDNCIITPHVSGRSPRYMERALEILHHNFALWDKGEQEGMMNVIEAGRGY, from the coding sequence ATGAAAGTAGTTTCAACAGCGAAAATGAGTGCCCGCCATCAAGAGAGATTGCAAGCAGCATATACGAATCATCAGTTTTTCTTTTTTTCTTCTATAGAGGAAGCCGGGGATGAGATCAAGGATGCTGAGTTGCTCATAACGTATGGGGAGGATCTAACACCAGAACGAGTTGCGTCAATGTCTTCGTTACGTTGGATTCAAGTGCTTAGTGCAGGGGTCGATATGATGCCGCTTACAGAGCTTGCGGTTCGCGGGGTAAAAGTGACAAATGCGAGCGGCATCCACAAAATTCCGATGGCAGAGTACACAATTGGAGTTATGCTTCAGGCAACTCGGAAGATGAATGAATTGTATGTCAAACAGCAGGCATCAGAGTGGGACCGGAGCTTGCGGGTTGAAGAGTTATATGGAAAGACGCTCGGTATTATCGGGGTTGGAGCGATTGGAGAAGAGATTGCTCGTCGTGCACAGGTGTTTGGTATGCAGGTGCTTGGTGTAACACGGAGCGGAAAACCGAATGAATACTGCGATCAGATGCATCGCGAGTCTGAGCTTTCGCTTGTCTTGCCTCAATGTGACTATGTTGTGGTCGTTGTTCCGCTGACGGAAGAGACGTATCATTTGATTGGCCATGCGGAGCTTACGCAGATGAAAGAGTCTGCTGTTCTGATTAATATTGCGCGCGGGCCTGTTATTGATGAAGCGGCACTTGTAGAGCATCTTAAGGCTAATAAGTTATCGTTGGCGGTGCTGGACGTATTTTCGCAGGAACCACTACCGACAGATTCTTCGTTCTGGAAGCTAGATAACTGCATTATCACCCCTCATGTATCAGGTCGTTCACCTCGGTATATGGAACGGGCGCTAGAGATTTTGCATCATAATTTTGCTCTCTGGGATAAAGGGGAGCAAGAAGGAATGATGAATGTCATTGAGGCGGGCCGCGGATACTAG
- a CDS encoding ABC transporter permease has protein sequence MFSMYAEIIRIRFLTMLAYRVNYYSGIIIYAINIGAYYFLWNAIYGGQPTMGGLTAHQMVTYVAISWMARAFYFNNIDREMAQDIKEGKVAIEMIRPYNYLVVKMMQGLGEGIFRLLFFSIPGMVIVSFIFPISFPSDVLIWSWYAVSLVFSFIINTQINLITGLLTFFFYNNEGLMHAKRVIVDLFSGLILPISFYPLWAQHILQYLPFQAISYVPGVIFTGVLTGEKLYHALFIQSVWVVALLIPISLMWWQARRNVIIQGG, from the coding sequence ATGTTTAGCATGTATGCGGAAATCATCCGCATCCGGTTTTTGACGATGCTGGCGTACCGTGTGAATTACTACAGCGGCATCATTATTTATGCGATCAATATCGGCGCATATTACTTTCTGTGGAACGCGATTTATGGTGGACAGCCTACGATGGGCGGGTTGACCGCGCATCAGATGGTGACGTATGTGGCGATTAGCTGGATGGCTCGTGCATTTTACTTCAATAACATTGACCGGGAGATGGCGCAGGACATTAAAGAAGGCAAAGTGGCTATTGAAATGATTCGACCTTATAACTATCTGGTTGTCAAAATGATGCAGGGGCTTGGAGAAGGGATTTTCCGATTGTTGTTCTTCTCGATTCCAGGCATGGTCATTGTCAGTTTTATCTTTCCGATCAGCTTTCCGTCCGATGTTTTGATCTGGAGCTGGTATGCAGTTAGTCTTGTATTCAGTTTTATTATCAACACCCAGATTAACCTGATTACTGGGCTGTTGACGTTTTTCTTTTATAACAATGAAGGGCTAATGCACGCCAAGCGGGTTATTGTGGACCTGTTCTCTGGTTTAATTCTGCCGATTAGCTTTTATCCGTTGTGGGCGCAGCATATTTTGCAGTATCTTCCGTTTCAGGCGATCAGCTACGTGCCAGGTGTCATATTTACAGGTGTATTAACCGGAGAGAAGCTTTATCATGCATTGTTCATTCAGAGTGTATGGGTGGTGGCACTTCTGATTCCGATTTCTCTAATGTGGTGGCAGGCTAGACGAAATGTGATCATACAGGGTGGATAA
- a CDS encoding cob(I)yrinic acid a,c-diamide adenosyltransferase: MKIYTKSGDKGETSLVYGVRVSKTDVRVEAYGTCDEANSAIGLGLSYISRDTEWAAFHHVFHVVQTKLFHIGAELATPQGKDVGWKIEESDVSFLEKTIDEWDAELPSLTNFVLPSGSPAGAAFHLARTVARRAERQAIAVQADGEVNPIVIRYLNRLSDFLFVAARYVNQKQGTVEPTLHQEKE, encoded by the coding sequence ATGAAGATCTACACGAAATCAGGCGATAAAGGAGAAACAAGTCTCGTATACGGAGTTCGTGTATCGAAGACGGATGTGCGGGTAGAGGCATACGGAACCTGCGATGAAGCGAATTCTGCGATTGGCCTTGGTTTATCGTATATATCGCGCGATACAGAATGGGCAGCATTTCATCACGTTTTCCATGTGGTTCAGACAAAACTGTTTCACATTGGAGCAGAGTTGGCTACGCCACAAGGAAAAGATGTAGGCTGGAAAATTGAAGAGAGTGACGTATCTTTTCTGGAGAAAACAATTGATGAATGGGACGCTGAGTTACCTTCGCTGACGAACTTTGTGCTTCCGAGTGGTTCCCCTGCCGGTGCTGCTTTTCACCTGGCTCGCACGGTGGCACGCCGAGCAGAGAGACAGGCGATTGCTGTGCAGGCAGATGGAGAGGTGAATCCGATAGTCATTCGCTATTTAAACCGTTTGTCAGACTTTTTGTTTGTGGCAGCTCGTTACGTAAATCAAAAGCAGGGAACGGTTGAGCCTACTTTGCATCAAGAGAAGGAATAG